ATAAAGAATAGTATACCATGCACATCTGGTTTGAGACATCTCTGAATGGTCTGTGGGGTTTCAGAATGGTATGCAGTGCACACCCTGACAGAGTCATCTCTGGAAGGACTACGGGGTCTACGAATGGTATACCATGCACATCCCGTTTGAGATATCTCTGGAAGGACTATGGagtctgtaatgagtgaatggaggagactggtgaaagagtctagtcTAAGAATGGTAAACAGTGCACATCCCGTTTGAGACATCTCTGGAAGGACTATGGagtctgtaatgagtgaatggaggagactggtgaaagagtctagtcTAAGAATGGTATACCATGCACATCCCGTTTGAGACATCTCTGGAAGGACTATGGggtctgtaatgagtgaatggaggagactggtgaaagagtctagtcTAAGAATGGTATTCCATGCACATCCCGTTTGAGACATCTCTGAAAGGAATATGGAGTCTAAAGAATAGTATACCATGCACATCCCGTTTGAGACATCTCTGGATGAACTATGGggtctgtaatgagtgaatggaggagactggtgaaagagtctagtcTAAGAATGGTATACAGTGCACATCCCGTTTGAGACATCTCTGGAAGAACTATGGAGTCTGttatgagtgaatggaggagactggtgaaagaatcTAGTCTAAGAATAGTATACCATGCACATCCCGTTTGAGACATCTCTGGAAGGACTATGGagtctgtaatgagtgaatggaggagactggtgaaagagtctagtcTAAGAATGGTATTCCATGCACATCCCGTTTGAGACATCTCTGAAAGGAATATGGAGTCTAAAGAATAGTATACCATGCACATCCCGTTTGAGACATCTCTGGATGAACTATGGggtctgtaatgagtgaatggaggagactgatGAAAGAGTCTAGTCTAAGAATGGTATTCCATGCACATTTCGCTTGAGACATCTCTGGAGGGACTAATGGGGTCTGAGACATCTCTGGAAGAACTATGGGGTATAAAGAATAGTATACTATGCACATCCCGTTTGAGACATCTCTGAATGGTCTGTGGGGTCTAACAATGGTATACCATGCACATCCCGTTTGAGACATCTCTGAAAGGACTATGGAGTCTAAGAATGGTATACCATGCAAATCCCTTTTGGGACATCTCTGGAGGGACTATGGAGTGTAAGAATAGTATACAGTGCATATACCGTTTGAGACATCTCTGAATGGTCTGTGGGGTTTCAGAATGGTATGCAGTGCACATCCTGTCTGAGACATCTCTGAAAGGCCTTTGGGGTATAAGAATGGTATGCAGTGAAACCACCTGTTCATGACATCTCTGCGAGGACTACAGGGTCAAGGAATGGTATTCAGTGCACATCCCATTTGAGATTCTGACACATCTGGTTTGAGACATCTCTGGCAGGATTATTGGTAAAATAATCTGATGCAGTGATACATCATCTCTTAAAGGACtcttgatcaaagagtggtatGCAAAGACTGTGGGGTCCAAGAATAGTATGCAGTGCACATCCTGTCTTAGATGTCTTTGAATGGCCTTTGGGGTCCAAGAATGGTATGCAGCGACACATCAAGTTAGCGACATGTCTACCAGGACTATGGAGTTAAAGAATGATATACAGAGCACATCTCCTTTTAGACATTTCTGACAGGTCTGTCTTATATGTATACAGTGACACCTCCTATGAGAAACATCTCTGCAGGGGTTTTGTGGTCAAAGAATGGTATACACATCTTTTTGTTTGGAGACATCCCTGCAAAAAGGACATTCTCCCTACAAATCCAATGACTGACGTCACTtgtatgaaaatcctcttgcaTCCTGATAGTTTTTTTGACAATACCTGAATAGGTATATATATATCTTTTTGACCAACAAACAACAGCGAATCAAATATGCAAGTGATAGTTTATTATTCATAGCACCGTGGATTACATGTTAATTTTGTCCAAGAATAATAGAAGCCCGAAAACTTTTATTCACAATCGATTTGATTCAATGATAACCAAACTATGAGAAGCTGTTGCTGTGGGTATTCCAAGGTTACCGTTTGAACACCGACTATATTTTAAACAACGCGGCATTGCTACATATCATTAAAGTTCTATTCCAGTGGGTGgatctacatgtagcaatgggCAATACAGTCAACAGAGTTTCCATCAATTGCATAAGAGATTGAAAATATAGAATATAAAGAAGTAGCTATGTTCATCCTACGTATTAACAATTATTTATCTACACAAACTAGTACAttttctgtacatgtacagtcactgtaaaatcagtcaggagccgTCCCAACTCTCTAGATCACAGCACAGCTTCACCACTTCTGTTTGATATACCTGTAGTATTTGATTATAACCCAGACGGTGCCACCCAGCTAGAAAGTCTTGATGGCTCCAACCAGCTTTACAGTAGAGGTCAAGTTCACCCCTAAATTGATATTGGTCAATACTCAAGTAAATGCTCTTCAGAATAATTCAGAAAACTATTCACACAGGTTCTGCTTTCATCAAAGGTAGGCCTTTATCATGCTTAAAATTCATGGGCAAAAGACCTATTAAAGGATCACTGACAGACAAATTTTGTCAAGTCCCTTTTGGAAGGGCAGAAATGCTCAACCGTTTTCATGATTAGGATGGTGAGAAGGGACCAAAAAATTGTCAAACAGGTTTTTTTTCACATAATTTATAGCAGGTGTTTTACCATGGTATAACTTATTCTGAATAGCACTTAAATGTAAGCATGAAGACGACCACACAATCTCGATCTACAAAACAAACATACACATACATAACTATACAGCTATCACTAATTCTGATGCATTtattcaaagtacatgtatgcctaaTGACTTTCTCTGATCATCATATAAAATACATAAtaattatacaatgtacattttatcAGTTTTAACTGCAACAAAACTAATTATCACAAGTACTCTTGTCAATGACTCCATCGTTCAGTTAAAGAAACCAGTAACCTCCTCTCTACAAAAACGTCCAACCCAAATTTAACAAAATCTTTACAAGAGTTCAAACCAGCACTCTATTCTGTATCAAAATAACCAACAAATTTCTGGCCCAGACCATTTAGAGTCGACTGTacatgactacatgtatgtgtacagaGATGCAAATCTAAGTATATACTGAGCTTAATACCACACCCGAATGAGCATATAATGACCCTGGCCTGTCACAACTAATCACTATGTTACTCAAGTTTTCTTCTGATGCACATCACCTCCTCAAAAACAATatgaatttcttcttttttcctcCAGTTACCCTGAATCAAAACAAACTTATTTACAAGAAGTTGACCAACTCAAAATAAGTTCAAGTGGGACAAGTACAGCCCTAATATTGTTGAAACAACTGGTAGTACACATCATTGCACACTcaggctataactgtaccaggGTTGTAATTGTAACACCTTACCTTACACAAAATCTTAAATCATCCCTCTTGTGTCAAATCAAGGAAGTGAAGTACAATTTCTACATTCTGGGTTGTTTATACAAATATAATAAACTGATCCATTACACAGACCAATACTGATTTGAAAAAGATACTTCACTGAAAAAATATTCCATATCAGATATTAAaggtttcaaaatattttgcaatttaATAGCACCCAATGAAAGGAGAACCGAACAGCTTAGCAGACATTCCAACCTCCCTTTCCTTTATATGAATCGTTCCCTTTTGCGTCAAACCAAATAATAACTTAATGAAATGCTCCATGCTGCCAAGCTCGTTGCAACCTGGCTCTCAACAGCTTTGAAGCTGCAGACAAAGTATGGTGCACGtgtaatttgaaaataattcacCTCATAAAAGGGAGAGCCTCATACTAGGCGTGGGTAACTTGGCGTATCATATCAAGAGTGGATCAATTTTCAACCGAAAAGCTTAACAAAACAAGAGTGACAATACGGTTTTTCATTCTGCTCCTTAAATGTGCCTTTGTTCAACTGCTTCAAGCAAAAGGCGCAAACGAAATGTTCAGGGTGGAACTTCTTGTACATAGCAGTAATGCATCGCCCTGTGATCGGCTTTTGGCATCCGGCGCACAGCGAGCCGCGTTTCGCGTGGTAATGCATCTCACAGTAGGGGAAACCATCATGGTCGAAGAAACTACCGCCACTGAATGGCATATGACAAtcctgaaaaatacaatttaAAACAGATAATCAGTAATAATAAATGTGGCTGGAGTCAAAAGAAGACGGTAAGCAGCTGAATGAATTAAGTATACTGACCTGACAAACGAAGCACTCAGGATGCCACTGCTTATTCAAAGCAGATATATAGTTATCCATAATGGGCTGGTTACACCCGCCACATCGGGGAGCGAACATTCCAAAGTAATCATCTCTGCAAGGGAAAAAGCAAATGAGAAAATGAATTCTTGGTAGCATTCTATCGACAGATGAATCAAATGTCAGCAGCCACGGATCTTGCTCGCAATATCATCAATGCAgtagaaaaaactcaaaactcatcatCAATGTGCCATGCGCCAGTTGCAACAGCTGATACCTGCATGCATGATAGAGACAAGAGTCTTGCAAATGACATATTTCCACACTGTGTGGCTCTGCCATTTAGCCGAGCACAGTGTTGGTCAGTCCCATAATCCTTACCAAAGAACAGGAACTCGCTCACCAGAGGCACACGTCTGGAAATGAGTGGAATCATTATGACTATTACATATTTTCTTTACCTGCAGTATGGTTTTCCATTCTTTTCATGGAAACCTCCATCATCGAATGGCCGGTGACACTGAGCGCAGACGAAATGCTCAGTATGCCAAGTCTTATCCAAAGCGGTAACACATTGCTGGAAGAAGGAAACGAGTGTTACAAACAAATGTCTTGACAAAATAACTAAAAAGAAATGTTAGTGCCAGTCAAGCGCTTTAAAATGAATGGTGAGGTCAGCAGTTTAAAGACATTTTAATAGCACAAAACATTCCTATCGGTCTTTTAGAAGCTGAAGAATTAGCCCTGCAATTTTTACTTACATCCAAAATAGGTCCATTACAAAAGGCACACCTGGGTGCAAATAAACTATGGTAATCCCGTTCGCAGTAAGAGTGGCCGTCCCTCTCAAAGAAGTTCTGGGTGCCCAACTCTTGATCACAACTTTTACAAGTAAAATGCTCAGGATGCCAGATTCTTCCTAAGGCTGTTATCACCTAAATAACAGAAAATaagaattatcatcatcatcgttgctTTGTCGTTTTGGTTTGTGTATAGATCAATATAACGTCGGGAGATCGGGACGTCATCGCACGCAAACCTGATGCGACGTTTCTGTTGATATTGGTAGGCCGAGCAATTTTTATGAGTGTCACCGCCGAAAACATCAAATGCTCACAACGCCCCCTACAGGACTGATCAGACTATTCCAATTTGGCACAGTTTGAAAATCTAACCAATCAAAGGAACATACCTGGCCAACAATTGGTTTATTACAAGCAGCACAATGCCCCTTGGCAATTGTTGACACTCCCTGTCTGTTCATGTCAGACTGCAGGTTGCCAAGCATTGAGTCAAGGTTGGCCGTCTGCTGGGCCTGGGACGTCTGCTGCTGGCTCATCATCTGTGTTGCATTCTGGGACTGGCTCATCATCTGTGGTGCATTCTGGGCCATCATCTGCGAGCTGTTCAGGTTCACCGATTGCGAGTTATTCTGACCCATCATTTGAGGGTTGTTCTGGTTCATCAATTGTGAGTTCTGGCTCATCGTCTGTGAGTTACTCTGACTCATCATTTGAGGgctattttgattcatcatctgTGGGACGTTCTGTGACTGGTTCATCATCTGCTGGCTATTCTGCGACTGACCGGCCGGCTGTGGTGTTTCGGGAGGAGTAACCCGTGGGAAAGGTGGTGCATCAGTGGTGTCTCCAGACTGGACATGTGTTTCAGTTCTCACGGTTGTGACCGTTTCTGTCTTCACAAGCTGCTGAGGTTTTGACGGTTTGTAGGGTCGTGCATAGGGAGGCTCTCCAACGTGTTCCAAGACTGGTTTTTGCACAACCTGATGTTGCTGTTGAATAGTTGGGGCATTGGCCGGAGGGTTCATCTTGAAATCTGACAACGAGTTCATCAGGTCATCCAACTCCTTGGTGGCAGCAGACGTCGTCTTGCCTTTGTCGAACTGGCCATGTCTACCTTGGTAGTGGCTGAAAAATGAGATGAGAAATCAATTCAGTATatcttatttttcatttttgcttCCATCTATTAACCATGAAAATATATCTGAAACAAGTGGGTTCCAAATTCCCAAGAACATGTCTCTGAACCAAATGCTGACATTTGTTAAATGTTCAGTTTTTGCACAAAATTTTTGGCTACTTACTTATCTGTGGAAGGCACTGAATTCTGTAGGTCATCTAGTAAACTGTCTACACCCTGGGATGTATTCACCGTGGAATAACCTGTAACAGAAAATCATATCTTattatcttgaatagattggcAATGACATAGAAGGATCCTGCATCACTCGTATTATCTGTTGGGGGACCAAAttgatagatggcagcactgtattTCCAGTACTGCCATTACCATTTCCAGTACTTCCAGTCCGTGCCCTTCGTCATCCTGGGCCCGGTTCCTCTGCATTTAGCTGTAACACAGGTGTTAAGTCCTAACTCTGCTTTTGTAAATGACATTACTGAAGGAGACAATTCTTTAATTGTTGAGATGATGCTTAAACTGGGCAACTGGGCACTGATATTATAAAACATACAGAAATAAATTGCTTGTGGTACGTTTGGGATTTACACGCACAGTATTCAGAATCATTCTGACAATATTTTGTTATTGGTAAGATATGGCCACTTTTGTATAAAAGCATTTGGTATTAGAATTACCCCCAGATgataaaacatcaaattcaatagTAACTGTAACTGACTCTCTCTCAAGGGTGTTTATAACGGCCTATAATCAAATGACACAATTTCAGCTGGATTGACTCATTAATTCCCACATCAAGAACACACATTTTGCAGTTCCAGTCTAAAGCGTGAATAGGTTACAAATGTTCTAAAAAAGCCACCATCATACTGTCTACTGAGCACAATCGGTTTTAGAAAATGGGCAATGACTATTCATGAGATATAGAGAAGCATCTTTTGGTATTCAGGCACTGGTtgaaccaatttgccatgaCTTCATCAGAATACAGAAAACTTATTCCCTAAACAGTAATTCTAAGAAGATACGCTGGGTTTTTATCAAAGACTGTTTGCTACACAGTTCTGTTTAGCCATGCCAAGTCACCAAACTCCAAGCATTCTATTAATCAGTGAACTCCGTCTTTCTAAACAAATCGATCGATCATAAATGCATTTATATACTACGCCCGACGAGAAGTTGCTTCAGGAGCATTTTGGAGTGTCTATGGAAAGAGCCTGCCGGATGTTAAGATGCAACTAACTATCAACAAAAGTTCTGCATGCGGTTGGAGGAACTTTGGAGCGATAGAGAAGCAACCAACATATCTACAGCTACCGTTTTATAACACCATAAGAGTGAGGTGAACAggctactacatgtacataaacgaAATCCTCGACCCAAGGCAAAACAAGCTAAGGAGATAATTAGACAAAGAAAACCCTTTTAGACATTATCAAAATGTTCCCTTCAAACCTCGGTAATTGATAAGTTGGTGGACACTGCAAGCACATTGTTACAGAGTTATGGCATTTCACTACAATGTACCACTTGCCTGAATGAGCCTGCATTATATCCCTAGGTTCATTATAGTTGTACTGTACTGTAGGAGAGATAAAACACACAGACATAATCGTCAACAATTATCACAACACAGTCTCAGTCAGGCCACCCATATGTACTATGTCCTGGATATATTTGATATCAGCAGTGTTTGCACGTCATGGATCATCATATGCCACACATGTTTGCAACTAAACTAGACTAGAGACATTGGAAGTGATAGAGACACACAATAATCCACACAAATAAGCAGGGGTGATGCAAATTAGGAAGCAACAACTCCGACATAAAATGATTCTATCTTAAGGAGATATAATAATCCCATCTCAAGGGCCCCACTACCCCACGGATGTACTACATCCTCCAAACATGTACAAAACCCCTCTGAAGCCACAAAACCACAGCACCCCCTCCACTCTCACTCTACCTACCTCCACTTTTCCTATCCACTTCACTAATGAACTGTGGAGTACTGAGGTCCATCAACAAGGAGTCCAACTCAGAGAGGTTCTCGCCAAGCGCTTTATTCGACATTGCTGGCGGTTTAGGAGGGGCCGACGTGGAGTTATTCCGGCTGGAGGGCGGGGCTGCTGGAGCGTTCGTAAAGGACTGTTGGGTTTTCGTTACTGTTGTAACTTGTCGGACGTTCTGTGGTTCATAGATTGGCTGCTGTAAGTTGAATTGGACAAAATAATCACAAGCTTTATACAGGATGTGCCAGAATATAATAAACAGACACTTGGAATTCTGTAGTGCCATGTCAGTCTCATTCCATTAATTATTGAGAAATCTCCACTGTGCTGATCATCCTACATGTCCTATCAGTTTGTCCACTTAGGTCAATACAAGAAGATTCTACAACATGGCTGCGAATCAGCAATGGAACTCCTGACTTCAGTGGCTGAAGATTAGTGGCTAAATCTGATCAAAAGGTCAGATCACGTGCACCATGGTCAAATGCCTCATAGTCATTATTGACCTAAAACTAGAATCCCACTGGGGGAAAAAGTCACCAACTTCAATCCAAAATACACTCACCACGTTTGATTCATGTGGGTAGCGCCCTTCAAAACTTTTGTCAGACTCGTAGGACTGGCGATTGCTTCCCCTCGGTGATGGACTGGAACTGCCGTAAGACGGAGGGTATTGGTGGGCCTGGGGCTGa
This is a stretch of genomic DNA from Lineus longissimus chromosome 2, tnLinLong1.2, whole genome shotgun sequence. It encodes these proteins:
- the LOC135482837 gene encoding paxillin-like isoform X3, whose protein sequence is MPAMDGQVGAMDKYWYFWSPCYVQLRLKLGKAPEKIHPIDALLAELQSKTQQNYSQQQQQTQPQAHQYPPSYGSSSPSPRGSNRQSYESDKSFEGRYPHESNVQPIYEPQNVRQVTTVTKTQQSFTNAPAAPPSSRNNSTSAPPKPPAMSNKALGENLSELDSLLMDLSTPQFISEVDRKSGGYSTVNTSQGVDSLLDDLQNSVPSTDNHYQGRHGQFDKGKTTSAATKELDDLMNSLSDFKMNPPANAPTIQQQHQVVQKPVLEHVGEPPYARPYKPSKPQQLVKTETVTTVRTETHVQSGDTTDAPPFPRVTPPETPQPAGQSQNSQQMMNQSQNVPQMMNQNSPQMMSQSNSQTMSQNSQLMNQNNPQMMGQNNSQSVNLNSSQMMAQNAPQMMSQSQNATQMMSQQQTSQAQQTANLDSMLGNLQSDMNRQGVSTIAKGHCAACNKPIVGQVITALGRIWHPEHFTCKSCDQELGTQNFFERDGHSYCERDYHSLFAPRCAFCNGPILDQCVTALDKTWHTEHFVCAQCHRPFDDGGFHEKNGKPYCRDDYFGMFAPRCGGCNQPIMDNYISALNKQWHPECFVCQDCHMPFSGGSFFDHDGFPYCEMHYHAKRGSLCAGCQKPITGRCITAMYKKFHPEHFVCAFCLKQLNKGTFKEQNEKPYCHSCFVKLFG
- the LOC135482837 gene encoding paxillin-like isoform X5, with amino-acid sequence MEDLDALLAELQSKTQQNYSQQQQQTQPQAHQYPPSYGSSSPSPRGSNRQSYESDKSFEGRYPHESNVQPIYEPQNVRQVTTVTKTQQSFTNAPAAPPSSRNNSTSAPPKPPAMSNKALGENLSELDSLLMDLSTPQFISEVDRKSGVQYNYNEPRDIMQAHSGYSTVNTSQGVDSLLDDLQNSVPSTDNHYQGRHGQFDKGKTTSAATKELDDLMNSLSDFKMNPPANAPTIQQQHQVVQKPVLEHVGEPPYARPYKPSKPQQLVKTETVTTVRTETHVQSGDTTDAPPFPRVTPPETPQPAGQSQNSQQMMNQSQNVPQMMNQNSPQMMSQSNSQTMSQNSQLMNQNNPQMMGQNNSQSVNLNSSQMMAQNAPQMMSQSQNATQMMSQQQTSQAQQTANLDSMLGNLQSDMNRQGVSTIAKGHCAACNKPIVGQVITALGRIWHPEHFTCKSCDQELGTQNFFERDGHSYCERDYHSLFAPRCAFCNGPILDQCVTALDKTWHTEHFVCAQCHRPFDDGGFHEKNGKPYCRDDYFGMFAPRCGGCNQPIMDNYISALNKQWHPECFVCQDCHMPFSGGSFFDHDGFPYCEMHYHAKRGSLCAGCQKPITGRCITAMYKKFHPEHFVCAFCLKQLNKGTFKEQNEKPYCHSCFVKLFG
- the LOC135482837 gene encoding paxillin-like isoform X4; translation: MQEERSPSPLAKYSTCVGNLDALLAELQSKTQQNYSQQQQQTQPQAHQYPPSYGSSSPSPRGSNRQSYESDKSFEGRYPHESNVQPIYEPQNVRQVTTVTKTQQSFTNAPAAPPSSRNNSTSAPPKPPAMSNKALGENLSELDSLLMDLSTPQFISEVDRKSGVQYNYNEPRDIMQAHSGYSTVNTSQGVDSLLDDLQNSVPSTDNHYQGRHGQFDKGKTTSAATKELDDLMNSLSDFKMNPPANAPTIQQQHQVVQKPVLEHVGEPPYARPYKPSKPQQLVKTETVTTVRTETHVQSGDTTDAPPFPRVTPPETPQPAGQSQNSQQMMNQSQNVPQMMNQNSPQMMSQSNSQTMSQNSQLMNQNNPQMMGQNNSQSVNLNSSQMMAQNAPQMMSQSQNATQMMSQQQTSQAQQTANLDSMLGNLQSDMNRQGVSTIAKGHCAACNKPIVGQVITALGRIWHPEHFTCKSCDQELGTQNFFERDGHSYCERDYHSLFAPRCAFCNGPILDQCVTALDKTWHTEHFVCAQCHRPFDDGGFHEKNGKPYCRDDYFGMFAPRCGGCNQPIMDNYISALNKQWHPECFVCQDCHMPFSGGSFFDHDGFPYCEMHYHAKRGSLCAGCQKPITGRCITAMYKKFHPEHFVCAFCLKQLNKGTFKEQNEKPYCHSCFVKLFG
- the LOC135482837 gene encoding paxillin-like isoform X2 codes for the protein MPAMDGQVGAMDKYWYFWSPCYVQLRLKLGKAPEKIHPIDALLAELQSKTQQNYSQQQQQTQPQAHQYPPSYGSSSPSPRGSNRQSYESDKSFEGRYPHESNVPIYEPQNVRQVTTVTKTQQSFTNAPAAPPSSRNNSTSAPPKPPAMSNKALGENLSELDSLLMDLSTPQFISEVDRKSGVQYNYNEPRDIMQAHSGYSTVNTSQGVDSLLDDLQNSVPSTDNHYQGRHGQFDKGKTTSAATKELDDLMNSLSDFKMNPPANAPTIQQQHQVVQKPVLEHVGEPPYARPYKPSKPQQLVKTETVTTVRTETHVQSGDTTDAPPFPRVTPPETPQPAGQSQNSQQMMNQSQNVPQMMNQNSPQMMSQSNSQTMSQNSQLMNQNNPQMMGQNNSQSVNLNSSQMMAQNAPQMMSQSQNATQMMSQQQTSQAQQTANLDSMLGNLQSDMNRQGVSTIAKGHCAACNKPIVGQVITALGRIWHPEHFTCKSCDQELGTQNFFERDGHSYCERDYHSLFAPRCAFCNGPILDQCVTALDKTWHTEHFVCAQCHRPFDDGGFHEKNGKPYCRDDYFGMFAPRCGGCNQPIMDNYISALNKQWHPECFVCQDCHMPFSGGSFFDHDGFPYCEMHYHAKRGSLCAGCQKPITGRCITAMYKKFHPEHFVCAFCLKQLNKGTFKEQNEKPYCHSCFVKLFG
- the LOC135482837 gene encoding paxillin-like isoform X1, whose product is MPAMDGQVGAMDKYWYFWSPCYVQLRLKLGKAPEKIHPIDALLAELQSKTQQNYSQQQQQTQPQAHQYPPSYGSSSPSPRGSNRQSYESDKSFEGRYPHESNVQPIYEPQNVRQVTTVTKTQQSFTNAPAAPPSSRNNSTSAPPKPPAMSNKALGENLSELDSLLMDLSTPQFISEVDRKSGVQYNYNEPRDIMQAHSGYSTVNTSQGVDSLLDDLQNSVPSTDNHYQGRHGQFDKGKTTSAATKELDDLMNSLSDFKMNPPANAPTIQQQHQVVQKPVLEHVGEPPYARPYKPSKPQQLVKTETVTTVRTETHVQSGDTTDAPPFPRVTPPETPQPAGQSQNSQQMMNQSQNVPQMMNQNSPQMMSQSNSQTMSQNSQLMNQNNPQMMGQNNSQSVNLNSSQMMAQNAPQMMSQSQNATQMMSQQQTSQAQQTANLDSMLGNLQSDMNRQGVSTIAKGHCAACNKPIVGQVITALGRIWHPEHFTCKSCDQELGTQNFFERDGHSYCERDYHSLFAPRCAFCNGPILDQCVTALDKTWHTEHFVCAQCHRPFDDGGFHEKNGKPYCRDDYFGMFAPRCGGCNQPIMDNYISALNKQWHPECFVCQDCHMPFSGGSFFDHDGFPYCEMHYHAKRGSLCAGCQKPITGRCITAMYKKFHPEHFVCAFCLKQLNKGTFKEQNEKPYCHSCFVKLFG